A window of the Gossypium hirsutum isolate 1008001.06 chromosome A05, Gossypium_hirsutum_v2.1, whole genome shotgun sequence genome harbors these coding sequences:
- the LOC107904420 gene encoding uncharacterized protein, producing MAASSPAVTKSISETTAAAIKSTTTTATAAAAGVTATPLPPPPFQRMDTPPKTQRGLNKPKCIQCGNVARSRCPYRSCKSCCSKAQNPCHIHVLKSNSAFPEKTPSSSTPSSDQKSTQASSQATPLRVPSFRQLSNAFAQFDNLQVRTKKHLTRKDAVALNEWRFSKLKEFKDRNIEIENNAFDRYMQNVSLLKEVFSTKPMQDGSDEDEESKPSSTSQEDETLAMTSGLKLALRSNPVRSDNTRKRILQIVDQGIKKLQKSEPNNGATDPDDQNKLDNRLKKANPLWVERSSMLSDIMDKLNKARNEEDIKSCLEMKAQLYDQSTVSTPTEIKDPDTLNEQDIKNDTTPGKVANYPMPKLFASMEIDQETLNKVDAHFSSLEQIEDL from the exons ATGGCGGCCTCTTCGCCAGCCGTGACGAAAAGCATCAGCGAAACAACCGCCGCCGCTATCAAGTCGACAACGACGACGGCTACAGCTGCTGCTGCTGGGGTAACAGCGACGCCTCTTCCTCCTCCACCGTTTCAGCGTATGGATACTCCTCCTAAGACACAGCGAGGGCTTAATAAACCCAAATGTATTCAGTGTGGCAATGTTGCTCGCTCCAG GTGTCCGTATCGCTCGTGCAAGAGTTGTTGCTCGAAAGCACAAAATCCATGCCATATTCATG TTTTAAAGTCAAATTCAGCTTTTCCAGAGAAGACACCGTCTTCAAGCACTCCGTCATCAGACCAGAAGTCAACTCAGGCTTCTTCTCAAGC GACTCCCTTAAGGGTTCCCTCATTTCGGCAACTTTCCAATGCTTTTGCACAGTTTGACAATCTGCAGGTCCGCACGAAGAAACACCTGACAAGAAAG GATGCTGTTGCCTTAAATGAATGGAGGTTTTCCAAGTTGAAGGAATTCAAGGACAGAAATATTGAAATTGAAAACAATGCTTTTGACCGGTACATGCAGAATGTTAGTTTACTTAAGGAAGTCTTTTCTACAAAACCTATGCAAGACGGGTCTGATGAGGATGAAGAGTCTAAGCCTAGCTCCACTTCACAGGAAGACGAGACCTTGGCAATGACTTCAGGTCTGAAGTTGGCACTAAGATCGAATCCTGTGAGATCTGATAACACCAGAAAGAGGATACTGCAAATTGTTGACCAGGGAATAAAAAAGCTTCAGAAAAGTGAACCTAACAATGGAGCTACTGATCCAGATGATCAAAATAAACTCGATAATAGGTTGAAGAAGGCAAATCCCTTGTGGGTCGAGAGATCTTCGATGTTAAGTGATATCATGGACAAGTTGAACAAAGCTCGAAATGAAGAGGATATAAAATCTTGTCTAGAGATGAAAGCACAACTTTACGATCAAAGCACAGTGTCTACTCCAACAGAAATTAAAGATCCCGACACGTTGAACGAGCAGGACATAAAGAACGACACAACTCCTGGAAAAGTAGCAAATTATCCAATGCCGAAATTGTTCGCATCGATGGAAATTGATCAAGAAACTCTCAACAAAGTTGATGCACATTTCTCTTCcctggagcagattgaagacttATAA
- the LOC107904419 gene encoding probable ADP-ribosylation factor GTPase-activating protein AGD11 isoform X1, whose product MIRSSIWKLEMSTQYEKSDPTPPTGSRSCLYDLLCSDTPRWDRPSDADTTSWLLRKETWRSFGPQARLERMLEDTGNRVCADCGSPDPKWVSLSIGVFICIKCSGVHRSLGSHISKVLSVKLDEWTEDQVDGLVNLGGNIVVNNKYEAFLPNNLKKPRPDSSIEERSDFIKRKYEMQQFLEGEQTSCRLQPHHRTPSSTLPLPPGYPLLNEKKHSEKQSRHRIGNRFRNSWGRKDSDHLKISKKSNSLAGMVEFVGLIKVNVVKGTNLAVRDMLSSDPYVILALGHQSVKTRVIKNNLNPVWNESLMLSIPENIPPLRVFCMQIVYDKDTFTTDDFMGDAEIDIQPLVAAAKAYEKSKIQESMQLGKCVANRDNNFLKDGIINLADGKVKQEISFRLQNVERGTLEIELECVPLTQ is encoded by the exons ATGATTAGGTCTTCAATTTGGAAGCTGGAGATGTCTACCCAGTACGAAAAATCGGATCCCACGCCTCCTactg GATCAAGGTCTTGTTTGTACGATCTATTATGTTCAGACACACCACGGTGGGATCGACCTAGTGATGCAGACACTACATCTTGGCTTCTCAGAAAAGAAACATGGAGATCCTTTG GTCCACAAGCCAGGCTGGAGAGAATGTTGGAAGACACTGGGAATCGTGTTTGTGCAGATTGCGGATCCCCGGATCCTAAATGGGT ATCTTTAAGTATTGGAGTTTTCATTTGTATCAAATGCTCTGGTGTTCATAGAAGCCTTGGATCGCATATATCAAAG GTTTTATCAGTGAAGCTAGATGAATGGACGGAAGACCAAGTTGATGGTCTAGTAAATTTGGGAGGCAATATTGTTGTAAACAATAAGTATGAAGCTTTCCTTCCTAATAACCTCAAAAAACCCAGACCAGATTCATCCATTGAAGAACGCTCTGATTTCATCAA GAGAAAATATGAGATGCAGCAATTTTTGGAAGGCGAACAGACGAGCTGCCGCCTTCAGCCGCATCATCGAACTCCATCGTCTACGTTACCACTTCCTCCCGGCTACCCACTTCTTAATGAGAAAAAACACAGTGAGAAACAAAGCAGACATCGAATCGGGAACAGATTTAGAAACAGCTGGGGAAGAAAAGATAGTGATCATCTGAAGATCAGTAAGAAGAGCAACTCATTG GCAGGTATGGTTGAATTTGTTGGGCTGATTAAAGTGAATGTGGTGAAAGGCACCAATCTAGCCGTCCGGGATATGCTCTCTAGCGATCCCTACGTTATTCTTGCCTTGGGTCATCAA TCGGTCAAGACTCGCGTCATAAAGAACAACCTAAACCCTGTCTGGAATGAAAGCTTAATGTTGTCGATTCCAGAAAACATTCCTCCTTTGAGAGTG TTTTGTATGCAGATCGTGTACGATAAAGATACATTCACGACCGATGACTTTATGGGGGATGCGGAGATCGACATTCAACCACTAGTCGCAGCAGCAAAAGCCTATGAGAAGTCGAAGATTCAAGAATCGATGCAGCTGGGGAAATGCGTGGCGAACAGGGACAACAACTTCCTAAAAGATGGTATCATAAACTTAGCAGATGGGAAAGTTAAACAGGAAATCTCATTTAGGCTACAAAATGTGGAGAGAGGGACATTAGAGATTGAACTCGAATGCGTTCCGCTTACTCAATAG
- the LOC107904419 gene encoding probable ADP-ribosylation factor GTPase-activating protein AGD11 isoform X2 — MIRSSIWKLEMSTQYEKSDPTPPTGSRSCLYDLLCSDTPRWDRPSDADTTSWLLRKETWRSFGPQARLERMLEDTGNRVCADCGSPDPKWVSLSIGVFICIKCSGVHRSLGSHISKVLSVKLDEWTEDQVDGLVNLGGNIVVNNKYEAFLPNNLKKPRPDSSIEERSDFIKRKYEMQQFLEGEQTSCRLQPHHRTPSSTLPLPPGYPLLNEKKHSEKQSRHRIGNRFRNSWGRKDSDHLKISKKSNSLAGMVEFVGLIKVNVVKGTNLAVRDMLSSDPYVILALGHQSVKTRVIKNNLNPVWNESLMLSIPENIPPLRVIVYDKDTFTTDDFMGDAEIDIQPLVAAAKAYEKSKIQESMQLGKCVANRDNNFLKDGIINLADGKVKQEISFRLQNVERGTLEIELECVPLTQ; from the exons ATGATTAGGTCTTCAATTTGGAAGCTGGAGATGTCTACCCAGTACGAAAAATCGGATCCCACGCCTCCTactg GATCAAGGTCTTGTTTGTACGATCTATTATGTTCAGACACACCACGGTGGGATCGACCTAGTGATGCAGACACTACATCTTGGCTTCTCAGAAAAGAAACATGGAGATCCTTTG GTCCACAAGCCAGGCTGGAGAGAATGTTGGAAGACACTGGGAATCGTGTTTGTGCAGATTGCGGATCCCCGGATCCTAAATGGGT ATCTTTAAGTATTGGAGTTTTCATTTGTATCAAATGCTCTGGTGTTCATAGAAGCCTTGGATCGCATATATCAAAG GTTTTATCAGTGAAGCTAGATGAATGGACGGAAGACCAAGTTGATGGTCTAGTAAATTTGGGAGGCAATATTGTTGTAAACAATAAGTATGAAGCTTTCCTTCCTAATAACCTCAAAAAACCCAGACCAGATTCATCCATTGAAGAACGCTCTGATTTCATCAA GAGAAAATATGAGATGCAGCAATTTTTGGAAGGCGAACAGACGAGCTGCCGCCTTCAGCCGCATCATCGAACTCCATCGTCTACGTTACCACTTCCTCCCGGCTACCCACTTCTTAATGAGAAAAAACACAGTGAGAAACAAAGCAGACATCGAATCGGGAACAGATTTAGAAACAGCTGGGGAAGAAAAGATAGTGATCATCTGAAGATCAGTAAGAAGAGCAACTCATTG GCAGGTATGGTTGAATTTGTTGGGCTGATTAAAGTGAATGTGGTGAAAGGCACCAATCTAGCCGTCCGGGATATGCTCTCTAGCGATCCCTACGTTATTCTTGCCTTGGGTCATCAA TCGGTCAAGACTCGCGTCATAAAGAACAACCTAAACCCTGTCTGGAATGAAAGCTTAATGTTGTCGATTCCAGAAAACATTCCTCCTTTGAGAGTG ATCGTGTACGATAAAGATACATTCACGACCGATGACTTTATGGGGGATGCGGAGATCGACATTCAACCACTAGTCGCAGCAGCAAAAGCCTATGAGAAGTCGAAGATTCAAGAATCGATGCAGCTGGGGAAATGCGTGGCGAACAGGGACAACAACTTCCTAAAAGATGGTATCATAAACTTAGCAGATGGGAAAGTTAAACAGGAAATCTCATTTAGGCTACAAAATGTGGAGAGAGGGACATTAGAGATTGAACTCGAATGCGTTCCGCTTACTCAATAG
- the LOC107904419 gene encoding probable ADP-ribosylation factor GTPase-activating protein AGD11 isoform X3 produces MIRSSIWKLEMSTQYEKSDPTPPTGSRSCLYDLLCSDTPRWDRPSDADTTSWLLRKETWRSFGPQARLERMLEDTGNRVCADCGSPDPKWVSLSIGVFICIKCSGVHRSLGSHISKVLSVKLDEWTEDQVDGLVNLGGNIVVNNKYEAFLPNNLKKPRPDSSIEERSDFIKRKYEMQQFLEGEQTSCRLQPHHRTPSSTLPLPPGYPLLNEKKHSEKQSRHRIGNRFRNSWGRKDSDHLKISKKSNSLAGMVEFVGLIKVNVVKGTNLAVRDMLSSDPYVILALGHQIVYDKDTFTTDDFMGDAEIDIQPLVAAAKAYEKSKIQESMQLGKCVANRDNNFLKDGIINLADGKVKQEISFRLQNVERGTLEIELECVPLTQ; encoded by the exons ATGATTAGGTCTTCAATTTGGAAGCTGGAGATGTCTACCCAGTACGAAAAATCGGATCCCACGCCTCCTactg GATCAAGGTCTTGTTTGTACGATCTATTATGTTCAGACACACCACGGTGGGATCGACCTAGTGATGCAGACACTACATCTTGGCTTCTCAGAAAAGAAACATGGAGATCCTTTG GTCCACAAGCCAGGCTGGAGAGAATGTTGGAAGACACTGGGAATCGTGTTTGTGCAGATTGCGGATCCCCGGATCCTAAATGGGT ATCTTTAAGTATTGGAGTTTTCATTTGTATCAAATGCTCTGGTGTTCATAGAAGCCTTGGATCGCATATATCAAAG GTTTTATCAGTGAAGCTAGATGAATGGACGGAAGACCAAGTTGATGGTCTAGTAAATTTGGGAGGCAATATTGTTGTAAACAATAAGTATGAAGCTTTCCTTCCTAATAACCTCAAAAAACCCAGACCAGATTCATCCATTGAAGAACGCTCTGATTTCATCAA GAGAAAATATGAGATGCAGCAATTTTTGGAAGGCGAACAGACGAGCTGCCGCCTTCAGCCGCATCATCGAACTCCATCGTCTACGTTACCACTTCCTCCCGGCTACCCACTTCTTAATGAGAAAAAACACAGTGAGAAACAAAGCAGACATCGAATCGGGAACAGATTTAGAAACAGCTGGGGAAGAAAAGATAGTGATCATCTGAAGATCAGTAAGAAGAGCAACTCATTG GCAGGTATGGTTGAATTTGTTGGGCTGATTAAAGTGAATGTGGTGAAAGGCACCAATCTAGCCGTCCGGGATATGCTCTCTAGCGATCCCTACGTTATTCTTGCCTTGGGTCATCAA ATCGTGTACGATAAAGATACATTCACGACCGATGACTTTATGGGGGATGCGGAGATCGACATTCAACCACTAGTCGCAGCAGCAAAAGCCTATGAGAAGTCGAAGATTCAAGAATCGATGCAGCTGGGGAAATGCGTGGCGAACAGGGACAACAACTTCCTAAAAGATGGTATCATAAACTTAGCAGATGGGAAAGTTAAACAGGAAATCTCATTTAGGCTACAAAATGTGGAGAGAGGGACATTAGAGATTGAACTCGAATGCGTTCCGCTTACTCAATAG